In one Methylobacterium sp. SyP6R genomic region, the following are encoded:
- a CDS encoding trans-sulfuration enzyme family protein, with protein sequence MSHAPRHWSKKSLAAQALGHVDPITKAVVPPIHVATTYIRDEDNQYSSGYVYGRPDNATVREAEAVIAMLEEAQAGALLFSSGMAAATAVFGALDPGDHIVAPTVMYWALRRWLSEEATRWGLKVDFVATDDLAALKQAVRPGQTKLVWLETPSNPLWTITDIAAAAEIAHAAGARLAVDSTASSPVVTRPLSLGADVVMHAATKVLNGHSDVIAGALAGAKADAFWARIQRIRSGNGAILGPFEAYLLMRGMRTLHVRINAQMANAGDLARRLSAHPAVAQVLYPGLPEHPGHAVAARQMTGGFGTMLSIRVAAGEAAAIRTAARVGLWKRATSLGGVESLIEHRASIEGPGTPCPPDLLRLSVGIEDADDLFADLDQALQQG encoded by the coding sequence ATGAGCCACGCCCCGCGCCACTGGTCGAAGAAGAGCCTCGCCGCGCAGGCGCTCGGCCATGTCGATCCGATCACCAAGGCCGTGGTGCCGCCGATCCATGTCGCCACCACCTACATCCGCGACGAGGACAACCAGTATTCCTCCGGCTACGTCTACGGCCGGCCCGACAACGCCACGGTGCGCGAGGCGGAAGCCGTGATCGCGATGCTGGAGGAGGCGCAGGCCGGCGCGCTCCTGTTCTCCTCCGGCATGGCCGCCGCCACGGCGGTGTTCGGCGCCCTCGATCCGGGCGACCACATCGTGGCGCCGACCGTGATGTACTGGGCCCTGCGCCGCTGGCTCTCAGAGGAGGCGACCCGCTGGGGCCTCAAGGTCGATTTCGTCGCCACCGACGACCTTGCTGCCCTGAAGCAGGCCGTGCGACCCGGGCAGACCAAGCTCGTCTGGCTCGAGACCCCCTCGAACCCGCTCTGGACGATCACCGACATCGCCGCCGCTGCCGAGATCGCGCATGCGGCCGGCGCGCGGCTCGCCGTCGATTCGACCGCGAGTTCCCCGGTGGTGACCCGGCCCCTGTCCTTGGGCGCCGACGTGGTGATGCACGCCGCCACCAAGGTGCTCAACGGCCATTCCGACGTGATCGCAGGTGCCCTTGCCGGGGCGAAGGCGGATGCGTTCTGGGCCCGCATCCAGCGCATCCGCTCCGGCAACGGCGCGATCCTGGGGCCGTTCGAGGCCTACCTCCTGATGCGCGGGATGCGCACGCTGCACGTGCGCATCAATGCCCAGATGGCGAATGCCGGCGACCTCGCCCGGCGGCTCTCGGCCCATCCCGCCGTGGCGCAGGTGCTGTATCCGGGACTGCCCGAGCATCCCGGCCACGCGGTGGCGGCGCGGCAGATGACCGGCGGCTTCGGCACCATGCTGTCGATCCGGGTGGCGGCGGGCGAGGCGGCGGCGATCCGGACGGCGGCCCGGGTGGGTCTGTGGAAGCGCGCCACCTCGCTCGGCGGCGTCGAGAGCCTGATCGAGCACCGCGCCTCGATCGAGG
- a CDS encoding TspO/MBR family protein encodes MPPTATLTDPRPVLSPVPRLLAAIAPVAAVAVVGSLATTPNIPTWYAGLAKPGFTPPNWLFPVAWTILYTLIAFSGWRVLGTAPATGGLRRTRTLALWAFFVQLALNGAWTPVFFARHDLGGGLVVVVALLVMILWTIRLFAPLDRIAALVLVPYAAWVAYATALNAAIWWMN; translated from the coding sequence ATGCCGCCGACCGCCACGCTGACCGATCCCAGACCCGTCCTCTCCCCCGTGCCGCGCCTGCTTGCGGCGATCGCGCCCGTCGCCGCGGTCGCGGTGGTGGGGAGTCTGGCGACCACGCCGAACATCCCGACCTGGTATGCGGGCCTCGCCAAGCCCGGCTTCACGCCGCCGAACTGGCTGTTTCCGGTCGCCTGGACGATCCTCTACACGCTGATCGCCTTCTCGGGCTGGCGCGTGCTCGGCACCGCCCCGGCGACCGGCGGGTTGCGCCGCACCCGGACGCTCGCCCTGTGGGCGTTCTTCGTCCAGCTCGCCCTCAACGGTGCCTGGACGCCGGTGTTCTTCGCCCGGCACGATCTCGGCGGCGGCCTCGTCGTGGTGGTCGCCCTCCTGGTGATGATCCTGTGGACGATCCGGCTCTTCGCCCCACTCGACCGGATCGCCGCCCTCGTCCTCGTCCCCTACGCCGCCTGGGTCGCCTACGCGACGGCGCTCAACGCGGCGATCTGGTGGATGAATTGA
- a CDS encoding quinone oxidoreductase family protein, producing MSTQRRVVLTEFGPPQVMTLQSGDLAAPGAGEVRLRQTAIGFNFIDVYQRRGVYPLERPTGLGFEAAGVVEAVGPEVAEFQPGDRVAYMNAGVGAYADRRNLPAAKLVRIPEGITDEEAAALLFKGMTAQYLLRKTHAVQPGDLLLVHSAAGGVGQILTRWATALGARVVGTTGSPGKRDAALAAGCAAVIDLTDPDWPEAFLKATGGAKARVVYDAVGKDTLLKSLDCAAPFGLVVSYGAASGPSPAIDPELLNKKGCLFLTRPSVFPHNADPATFRANAADLFDAIARGHVSVEIGARFALEKVVEAHEAAEARAVTGAIVLVP from the coding sequence ATGTCGACCCAACGCCGCGTGGTGCTCACCGAGTTCGGCCCGCCGCAGGTCATGACCCTGCAAAGCGGGGATCTGGCCGCGCCCGGCGCCGGCGAGGTGCGGTTGCGCCAGACCGCCATCGGCTTCAACTTCATCGACGTCTACCAGCGCCGAGGCGTCTACCCGCTGGAGCGCCCGACCGGGCTCGGCTTCGAGGCGGCGGGCGTGGTCGAGGCGGTCGGGCCGGAGGTCGCTGAGTTCCAGCCCGGCGACCGGGTGGCCTACATGAATGCCGGGGTCGGCGCCTATGCGGACCGGCGCAACCTGCCGGCGGCGAAGCTCGTGCGGATCCCCGAGGGCATCACCGACGAGGAAGCCGCCGCCCTGCTGTTCAAGGGCATGACGGCGCAGTACCTGCTGCGCAAGACCCATGCGGTGCAGCCGGGCGACCTGCTGCTGGTCCATTCCGCCGCCGGCGGCGTCGGCCAGATCCTGACCCGCTGGGCCACCGCGCTCGGCGCCAGGGTCGTCGGCACCACCGGCTCGCCGGGCAAGCGCGATGCGGCTTTGGCCGCCGGCTGCGCGGCGGTGATCGACCTCACCGATCCCGACTGGCCCGAGGCCTTCCTGAAGGCGACCGGCGGCGCCAAGGCGCGGGTGGTCTACGACGCGGTCGGCAAGGACACGCTGCTGAAGTCCCTCGATTGCGCCGCGCCGTTCGGCCTCGTCGTCTCCTACGGCGCCGCCTCGGGCCCCTCGCCGGCGATCGACCCGGAGCTTCTCAACAAGAAGGGCTGCCTGTTCCTCACCCGCCCCTCCGTCTTCCCGCACAATGCCGACCCGGCCACCTTCCGGGCCAACGCCGCCGACCTGTTCGACGCGATCGCGCGCGGCCACGTCTCGGTCGAGATCGGGGCGCGGTTCGCCCTGGAGAAGGTGGTGGAGGCGCACGAGGCGGCAGAGGCGCGGGCGGTGACGGGCGCGATCGTGTTGGTGCCGTGA